The genomic segment TCCGCACCGGATCATCAATGGTCAACGCTTCCAGCTTGTTCCTCAGCAGCTTCTGGCTCATCTCCGGCTGGGTGATCGAATAGGTTCCCGCCGAGCCACAGCACAGGTGCTTGTCTTTGGTGGCGGCCAGGTCAATGCCGGCACGGGTCAGCACCCGCTCCACCACGCCGTTCTGTTTCATGGCGTGCTGCAGGGTACACGGGCAATGGAAGGCCACTTTACCCGCCTGGGCACTGGCTTTCAGGGGCTCCAGATCCTCCTTCAGCATAAAGGCGCCCAGATCGGTGCACAGTTCGCTCACTTTCCGGGCCTTGTTGGCATAGACCGGGTCGTGCCTCAGCAGATGGCCGTAATCCTGCACCATGGCACCGCAGCCGGAGGCCGTCATCACGATGGCTTCCGCGCCCGCCTCAATGGCCGGCCACCAGGCATCGATATTCCGGCGCATCTGCTCCAGGCCGCGCTCGTGCTCGGAGAGGTGATAATTGACCGCGCCACAACAGCCAGCCTGGGGCGCTTCCACCAGGGTAATGCCCAGTTTATCCAGTACCCGGGCTGTCGCCGCGTTGGTGTTGGGGGCGGCCGAGGGCTGCACACATCCGGCGAGCCCCAGCACAATGCGGTTATGGCTTGAAGCTGGCCAGGGGCTGGCCTGCCGGCGCGGCGGCACCTTGGTGCGGAGCTTTTCCGGCAGCATCGGCCGGAATGCCTGCCCGGCCCGCAGCAGCAAGCCGAATAGCCGGCGATGGGGTAACACTCGGGTGAGTGCCCAGCGCAGCCACTTTTCTTTCGGCTTGCGGGGCAGCTCCTCTTCCAGCAAGCCACGGCTGATATCCACCAGGCGACCATACTGAACACCGGAGGGGCACGTCGTCTCACAACTGCGGCAGGTCAGGCAGCGGTCCAGGTGCTCCCGGGTCTTCTCTGTCACTTCCCCGCCTTCCAGAAACATCTTCATCAGATAGATGCGGCCCCGGGGACCGTCTCGCTCGTCGTTCAATTCCTGATAGGTGGGGCAGGTTGCGGTGCAGAAACCGCAGTGCACACAGGCCCGGAGGATCTCTTCCGCCTCCTGGCCTTCGGATGTATTGGCAAATTGCTGAACCAGATTCGTTTGCATGATTACAACCAACTATAAAGGCGACCGGGATTAAACAGGCCGTCGGGGTCAAACGAGTTTTTTACACGGCGCTGGATGGTTTTCAGTGCTTCTGGTGGCGATTGCATCACCTCGCCCTGGCGGTCGCCGCCGCGGAACAGGCTGACCTGGCCACCCGCTGACCGCGCCAGTTTTTCCATGTCGGCAAGCGGGGCGTCACCACGATACCAGCGCTGGCCGCCCACCCAGTCCATCAGCCAGGGGCCCGGCAGATCCTCGGTGGGCGAGGTTGATCCCACTGAAAAGCGCCAGAGGGGCGTCTCAGCATCGGAGAAAAACCCATGCTGCATATCCCGGATCTGCTGCCAGAAGCGGTCGCCGTCGTCGAATACATCGCCAGACCATTTGTCGGCGGTGGCCTCTACAGCCGAACGTGCGCCAGACAAACGCAGGTACACCTTGCCATCTACCCAGCAAGCGCCGGTGATGGGTTTGGGCTCACCAGCCCGGCGGTTCATGTAGTCGATCACCTCATCCATGGCCATATCCTGAACCAGGGTGACGGAAGCCGCCGGTTTCGGCATCACTTTCAGGCTGACCTCGGTGATCACGCCCAGGGTACCCATGGCGCCGGCCTGCAACCGGGACACATCGTAACCGGCCACGTTCTTCATCACCTGACCACCAAAACGGAGGTGTTCACCCTTGCCGTTCAGCAGCCGAATGCCCAGTACCTGATCCCGCACCGACCCTGTCCACGGGCGGGCGGGGCCAGACAGGTTGCAGGCCAGCGTGCCGCCAATGGTGGAGGCGTCACTGAAACGAGGCGGTTCGAAGTGCAGGCATTGGCCTTCTGCCGCCAGCGTTTCTTCAATGTCTTTCAAAGGCGTACCAGCCCGCACCGTGAGCACCAGCTCAACCGGGTGATACTCCACAATGCCGGTGTGGCCGGCCAGGTTCAGGGTCTCGGCCTCTGCGCTGGGCTCACGGCCCATAAACGCCTTGCTGCCGCCGCCAACAATATTCAGCTTGTTGCCGTACTGCCGGGCCTGACGCACCTGCTCCTGCAGTTGTTGAATCTGATCAGCCATGGCTGGCACCCGCCTGTTCGTGTTTGTGTTGCTTGTGTTCAATAGAGCGATATTCCTGGCAGAACCGGAGCGTCGGCACCCCCTTGCCCGGATTCAGGATGCCAGTGGGGTCAAAGGCGGCTTTCACATCGTGGAACTGCTGCAATTCTTCATCATTGAACTGCACGGCCATCTGGCGGATTTTCTCCACACCCACGCCGTGTTCGCCGGTTATGCAGCCACCCACTTCCACACACAGAGACAGAATGGCACTACCGAACGCCTCGGCACTCTCGAACTCACCGGGCACATTGGCATCAAACAGAATCAACGGGTGCAAGTTGCCGTCGCCAGCGTGGAACACATTGGCTACCCGAAGACCAAACCGCTCGGACATGGCCTCCATTTCCAGAAGCACCTTGGCCAGGTGTCGGCGCGGAATCGTGCCGTCCATGCAGTAGTAGTCAGGCGAGATTCGACCAACCGCCGGGAATGCTGATTTACGGCCCTTCCACAACAGCGCACGCTCCGCCTCGCTGGAGGACGTACGGATGGACGTGGCGCCCAGTTTCCGGAACACCGCTTCTGCCTCGGCAATGTGTTCGTGCACTTCTTCTTCGGTGCCATCCACTTCGCACAACAGCAGAGCTTTGGCATCTCTCGGGTAGCCCGCCTGGCAAAAGTCATCGGCGGCAATAATGGCGTGACCATCCATCATTTCCAGGCCACCGGGAATGATGCCATGGGCGATAACACCACCGACCGCATCGCCGGCTTTCTCAACACTGTCGAAACCGGCCATGATCACCTGCGCCACTTCCGGCTTGGGCAACAGTTTGACCTTCACCTCCGTGACCACACCCAGAAGCCCTTCGGAGCCGGTCAGCAGTGCCAGCAAGTCCATACCACAGCTGTCGAGCCCGTCGCTGCCCACTGTTACCCGGTCACCTTCTGCGGTGACGATTTCGACACTCAGCAGGTTATGGACGGTCAGCCCGTACTTCAGGCAGTGCACGCCGCCAGAGTTCTCCGCCACATTACCGCCAATGGTGCAGGCAATCTGGGATGACGGGTCCGGCCCGTAATACAGGCCGAACTGGGCGGCCTCTTCGCTGATGGCCAGGTTCCGCACGCCCGGCTGCAGCCGGGCCGTCCGGGCCAGCGGGTCAACTTCCAGAATCCGGTTGAACTTGGCCAGCGACAGCACCACGCCTTCTTTATGGGGCATGGCCCCTGCGCACAAACCTGTACCGGCGCCGCGGGCCACCACGGGCACGCCGTGTTCGTGGCAGATTCGCATGACCCGCTGCACCTGTTCTACGGTCTCGGGCAGCACCACCAGCATGGGCATTTCCCGGTACATGGCCAGGCCATCGCACTCATAGGGTTTGAGGGTTTCGTCATCGGTAATGACAAACTCCGGGTCGATAAAGGCCCGGAGCTGTTCAGCCAATTCCGTTTTAGCTAACCCCGGTTTGCTGGCATGTGATGTGGTTGTCATAACGTTCTCTGATTGTTATTGGCGCTGTTGTTCAAAGTAGTCGATACCCGCCTGGGCACAATCCATGTCCTGTTGCGGGGTGCCTGAACTCAGACCAATCCCGCCAACCACCTCGCCATTCACCAGCACTGGCAAGCCCCCGCCCACCGTGCTTAAACGGCCACCCACTTCGGTATGAATACCGAAGGCCAGATTGCCCGGCACGTTGGCCGCGTTGTATTCGTGGGTGGCTTTGCGCGCGGCGGCGGCCGTAAAGGCTTTGTCCTGGGCGATAATGACACTGGTGGTTTTGCCGCCATCCATGCGTTCAAACGCCACCAGGTTGCCGGATTCATCGACTACCGCAATGCACATGGGAACACCGATGTCGCGGGCCTTTTCGCTGGCGCCTTTGATCAGGAGCCGGGCATCTTCAAGATCCAGGCGATGGATGGTTAACATGGCTTCAACCTCGCTGACGTACAATTTCAGGTTCTACAAACCTCAGAATACTCGCCATCAGCCCAGAGATCGTCTATCGTTTTAGTAACTGGTCCTACCAGTTTGTTAAATCCCGAAACATGGAATAATTCGTAACCTCCCGCCATTCATGAAGTTTGGCGGTACAGGCAGTCTCAGCAAAACCGGATCCGTATAACCCGAAACTGGTCAGACCAGCAATAAGATCATGGGCATATCCAAAGAAATTTCCTATAAGCTTGAGCACCTAATTCTGGAAGGCGGCCTGGCGCCAGGGCAGAAGATCCCCTCGGAACGGCAGCTATCAACCAAACTCGGGGTATCCCGGTCGGTGGTGCGTGAGGCTCTGCATGAATTGCAGGCCCGGGGCGTCATTGAAACCCGCCACGGCAAGGGCTCGTTTGTTGCCAGCATCGTGCCGGAATCCGATGTGCAGGGCGCCAATAGTCCGTTAATGTATCTCTATCAGGGCCACACCCGTACCCTGTATGACCTGCTGGAAGTGCGCGAGCAACTGGAAGGCCAGGCCGCTTTTCTGGCCGCGCAGCGAGCCACCAACCTGGACCGGCATCGCCTCACCCGGGCATTCCGCGCGCTGGAAAGCACAGACCCGTTGAGCAACGCCCGCCCTGACCACGGCTTTCACCACGCCATCGTGGAAGCATCCCACAATCCGATTCTGGTGCACATTCTGAGCGGCTTGAAAAACATGATGCTGCTGACCGTTCAGGCCTCGGTCTCCAACCTGAACCCGAAAGAAGACATGCGCCGGAAAATCATGGGCCAGCACCGGCAGCTGTACGAGGCCATCATGGCCGGCAAACCTGACCAGGCACGCAAGGTGGCCACCGCTCACGTTCGTTTCGTGCGGCAAACCATGAAAGAAATGGAGAAAGAAGGCGATGAATTGCTGCGCATCCCCGCCCCGGAAGATCTCGCCGATCTGCTGAACGATTCAGGCTCACCGTAAGGTGTAAAATTGTTTGCATTGATCATTGATTAGGCCAGAATGACCAACAGGCAAGTGCTTCGATTTTCACCAAAATCCTACAAAGCGGTATTGATTTCCACGGCTACAGTCCGTAAAACATGCGCCTTTGAATGACAGCCCCCAGGAGTCACCCCATGGCGGAACCCGCGCCTCTGATTTGCAGGGACATCCACAAGACCTTTGACAAACTCGAAGTCCTCAAGGGCGTTTCTCTGGAAACCCGCAAAGGCGACGTGGTCTCGCTGATCGGCAGCTCAGGCTCTGGCAAGAGTACCTTCCTGCGCTGCATCAACCTGCTCGAAACGCCTACCTCTGGCGACATTATCGTGCACGGTGATCCAATCCGGTTCAAAAACAACCGCAAGGGTGAGCGCATTCCGGCCGATAATCGCCAGGTGGAACTGATCCGCGCGCGGCTGTCCATGGTTTTCCAAAGCTTCAACCTGTGGTCCCACATGACGGTGCTGGAGAACATCATTGAAGCACCGGTAAATGTTCTCAAGATCCCCAAGAAAGAAGCCATTGAGCGGGCCGAGGCCTACCTTAACAAGGTGGGCATCTACGAACGCAAAGATTACTACCCGGCCCAGATGTCCGGCGGCCAGCAGCAGCGCGCAGCCATCGCCCGTGCCTTGGCCATGGAGCCGGAAGTGATGCTGTTTGATGAACCCACCTCAGCGCTGGACCCGGAGCTGGTAGGTGAGGTTTTGAAGGTTATGCAGAGTCTGGCCGAGGAAGGCCGCACCATGATTGTGGTCACCCACGAGATGGCGTTTGCAAGGGATGTGTCCACTCAGGTCCTGTTCTTGCATCAGGGCGTGATTGAGGAGCAGGGTTCACCGGACAAGGTCTTTGACCATCCGGAATCCGAACGCATGAAGCAATTTCTTGCTCCCAAGTTCTGAACTCCGGTGCTATCTTGAAACCGGAAACGGAATAGAAACTTCCATAAAGAATAAAGCCATAACGGCAACTTACTGGAGAAGTGACACATGAAAAAACTGATTGTTGCAGCAAGCTGTGCCCTGGCCATGATCGCCGGCACCGCTCAGGCTCAGGACCGGAACCTGCGCATCGCATTCGATATCCCCTACGAGCCGTTCGAATACCGCGACGAGAACGGCGAGCTGACCGGTTTCGAAGTGGAACTGGCTACCGCCATGTGTGAAGAACTGAACGCCAACTGTGAGTTCGTCATCCAGGCGTGGGACGGCATGATCCCGGGCCTGCTGGCTCGCAAGTTCGACCTGATCATGTCATCCATGTCAATCACCCCTGAGCGTGCCGAGCGTGTGCTGTTCTCCGAGCCGTACTACATCACTCCGGGCGGCTGGTTCGGCCCTGAATCGTTCAACACCGACGTAACCGACATGGACGCCATGAAGGGCAAGACCGTGGGCGTTCAGCGCGGCACCACCATGGACACCTACGTAACCGAAAACATGGGCGGCGTGGTTTCCATCAAGCGTTACACCACCGCTGAAGATATGGTCCTGGACCTGGAAGGCCAGCGTCTGGACGCGGTCTTTGTTGACTACCCGGTGGGCGAGCAGACCATCCTGAACCGCGAAGGCTACAAGGAAGTCGGCGAGTCCGTGAAGCTCGGTGAAGGTGTAGGCGTTGCCATGCGCAAGCGTGACACCCAGTTGGCCGAAGACATCAACGCTGCACTCAAGAAGCTGAAAGAAGATGGTACTTATGATGCCATCATGGAAAAGTACTTCAGCTACGACATCAAGATTTAACCTGACCCGGGAGCAGCCTGTTGGCTGCTCCCCGCTTTCCGGAACTTCCCATGCTTGATCTGAAAGGCTACGGCCCGGCCCTCGCCGAGGGGGCGTTGGTCACCATTGAGCTGGCCTTCCTCTCGCTCGCTCTCGCAGTCACTCTGGGGTTGCTTGGCGCCTCGGCCAAACTCTCTGGCAACCGGGTACTGACCGGCGTGGCAACCGCTTACACCACCCTGATTCGCGGCGTGCCCGATCTGGTGATGATGCTGTTGTTCTACTATGGCGGCCAGGTGGCGGTGAACGCGCTATCCGATTATTTATGGGAAACCCGGCAAATCGACTTTTTCTTCCAGTTCGATCCGTTCATCTCTGGCGTGGTGACCATCGGGCTGATCTTTGGCGCCTATATGACGGAAACCTTCCGGGGCGCTTTTCTGGCGGTAGACACCGGCCAGATCGAGGCCGCCAAGGCCTACGGCTTTTCCCGCTGGCACACCTTCCGGCGGGTGATGATTCCGCAGATGCTGCGCCATGCCCTGCCTGGTATCGGCAATAACTGGCAGGTGCTGTTGAAGACCACCGCTCTGGTGTCGATCATCGGCCTGACCGATATGGTGCGGGTGGCGGAAGAAGCCGCCAAGGCCGAGCGCATGCCGTTCCACTTCTTTATTCCGGTGGCGGCGGTTTATCTGGCGCTAACGGCAGGCTCTGAGTTGTTCATCAAGTGGCTCGACAAGCGGGCCAATGTCGGCGTGGTTCGGGGGAATTGAGGATGCCTGATTTCATTGCCGAATGGTTGAACACGAACGATATCTTCAATGCCATGACCATGATGGAATACTGGGATGGCATGGTGACCACTGTGCAGCTGGTGTTTCTGTCGCTGGTGATTGGCCTGGTGGTTGCAGTTCCCCTGGCGATTCTGCGTACGGTGCGCAATCCGTTTGTGTCTGGCCCAATCTGGCTGTACACCTATTTGTTCCGGGGCACGCCGCTGCTGATTCAGCTATACATTATCTATTACGGTGTGGCGCAGATTCCGGGCATCCATGAGACTTTCTGGTGGACTATTTTCCGGGAGCCTTTCTACCCGGCCCTGTTGGCGTTTACGTTGAATACGGCGGCTTATACCACGGAGATTATCCGGGGGGCGATTGTGGCGACGCCCAATGGCGAGATTGAGGCGGCCAAGGCCTATGGCATGAACTGGCTGTTGCGAATGCGGCGGATTATTCTGCCCAATGCGGCGCGGCGGGCGGTGCAGGCGTACTCAAATGAGGTGATTTTTATGCTTCATGCGAGTGCGATTGCCAGTGTGGTGACCATTGTGGATTTGACGGGGGCGGCGCGGAACATTTATTCGCGGTTTTATGCTCCTTTTGAGGCGTTTATTTTTGTGGCGCTTTGCTACATGGCTTTGACGTTTATGCTGGTGTTTGCTTTCCGCAAACTGGAAAACCATCTTTTGCGGCATCAGAGGCCTATAAACTCCTGAGTTGTGGCTTTTGGTGCCTGGCCTGCTGGCAGGGCTGGCTTTCGGTTTTGGTGCATGGCCAGCCGGCGGAGCAGGCTTTCCGGGAAACGCTACAAGCACGTCCGTGTGCGCTTCGTTCCGGCCATCCATGGCCTCCAAGATTCCCGGAAAGCCTGCTCCGCCGTCTGACCCCAAACTCATTCAGGGGATTCACGCCTTTCCTTGCGGGGAGTCTATGAGCGCTTCAAATCATCTTTTTGACTTCCACCCCGACTGGCTGGCCCATACTCTGGCCAGCGCGTCTTCCGATCTACCCGAAACCAAACACCAACTCCCAGATGGCACGCAGGTTTCCCGTAAGGCCAATGGTGTGTTGTGGCTGACACCGCCAGCGGGGCGGGAAAACCCGAACCAGGAGGCGCTGATTGTCTCGGCCGGGGTGCATGGTAACGAGACAGCGCCGATTGAGGTGTTGAACGGTTTGGTGTCGGAGTTGATGGCCGGGCAGTGGCAGTTGGCTTGTCCGGCGTTGTTGATATTGGGGAATCCGGTGGCGATGGTGGCCGGGGAGCGGTTTGTGGATGTGAACATGAACCGGCTGTTTAACGGGGCCCACAGCAGGCCGGAGTACAAAGGCCTGCCGGAGGCGGCTCGGGCTCGGTTTCTGGAGGAGATGTGTCGGCAGTTTGCGATGGCGCATCAGGGGCTGGCGTTGAGTCATTATGATTTGCACACGGCGATCCGGCCGTCGAAGCGGGAGCGGTTTGCGCTGTATCCGTTTGTGGAAGGTCGGTCGGTTCCGGTGGCGCAGTGTGAGTTTCTGCTGGAGGCGGAGGTGGAGACGCTGTTGTTGCAGCACCGGGAGTCGACGGTGTTTTCGTCGTTCACAGCAACGCTGCTGGAGGCGGAGAGTTTTACCGTTGAACTGGGCAAGGTGGAGCCGTTTGGCAAGAATGATTTGCGGCGGTTCAGGGGGATTGATCGGGCGCTTCGGCGGCGGTTTTGTGGCCAGCCGGCGCCTGCGGTTCAGGCGCCGTTTGATCATCTGACGGTGTTTGAGGTGGTGCACGAGATCCTGAATACGGGGCCGGCGTTCCGGTTTCATGTACCGGATGATGTGGCGAATTTTACCGAATACCAGCCGGGCACGGTGATCTGGGAAGACGACGAAACCCGTTATCAGGTGGGCACGGCGCCGGAAGCCATTGTGTTTCCGAATCCGGCGGTGCCGGTTGGCCAGCGGGTGGGTTTGATGATCCGGGCCAAGGGCAGTTTCGGGGCCGGGTAGTTCGCCACCCAGCCCCGGTCAGGCTCAGGCCGGGGCGTTTTCCGGTTCGGCCACTGGCAGTTTGATCAGCTTGGTGCACACCGAGGGGATCACCAACAGAGTCAGTACCGTTGAGGCCAGCAGGCCGGAAATGATGGCCCAGGCCATGGGTGGCCACAGGGTGGAGCTGGAGAATGCCAGGGGCAGCAATCCGGCAACCGTGGTAGCCGTGGTTAACAGGATCGGCCGGGTTCGGCGCTCCACGGCGGTACGAACCGCATCGCGGATGGCCCTGCCCCGCTCCAGTTCCCGGTCCATCACATCCAGCAGCACGATGGCGTTGTTCACCACAATCCCTACCAGTGCTATCACGCCCAGCAGCGACTGGAACCCGAACGGCGAGCCGGACAACACAAGCCCGGGGAATATGCCCACGGTCGCCAGCGGCACGGTCAGCAGAATCACCCCCACCCGCCGGAACGAGTTGAACTGCAGCAGCAGGAAGAACAACAGCAACAACATGCCGATG from the Marinobacter sp. LQ44 genome contains:
- the glcF gene encoding glycolate oxidase subunit GlcF is translated as MQTNLVQQFANTSEGQEAEEILRACVHCGFCTATCPTYQELNDERDGPRGRIYLMKMFLEGGEVTEKTREHLDRCLTCRSCETTCPSGVQYGRLVDISRGLLEEELPRKPKEKWLRWALTRVLPHRRLFGLLLRAGQAFRPMLPEKLRTKVPPRRQASPWPASSHNRIVLGLAGCVQPSAAPNTNAATARVLDKLGITLVEAPQAGCCGAVNYHLSEHERGLEQMRRNIDAWWPAIEAGAEAIVMTASGCGAMVQDYGHLLRHDPVYANKARKVSELCTDLGAFMLKEDLEPLKASAQAGKVAFHCPCTLQHAMKQNGVVERVLTRAGIDLAATKDKHLCCGSAGTYSITQPEMSQKLLRNKLEALTIDDPVRIVTANIGCQLHLESRSEVPVQHWIELLDR
- the glcE gene encoding glycolate oxidase subunit GlcE; translation: MADQIQQLQEQVRQARQYGNKLNIVGGGSKAFMGREPSAEAETLNLAGHTGIVEYHPVELVLTVRAGTPLKDIEETLAAEGQCLHFEPPRFSDASTIGGTLACNLSGPARPWTGSVRDQVLGIRLLNGKGEHLRFGGQVMKNVAGYDVSRLQAGAMGTLGVITEVSLKVMPKPAASVTLVQDMAMDEVIDYMNRRAGEPKPITGACWVDGKVYLRLSGARSAVEATADKWSGDVFDDGDRFWQQIRDMQHGFFSDAETPLWRFSVGSTSPTEDLPGPWLMDWVGGQRWYRGDAPLADMEKLARSAGGQVSLFRGGDRQGEVMQSPPEALKTIQRRVKNSFDPDGLFNPGRLYSWL
- a CDS encoding FAD-linked oxidase C-terminal domain-containing protein, which translates into the protein MTTTSHASKPGLAKTELAEQLRAFIDPEFVITDDETLKPYECDGLAMYREMPMLVVLPETVEQVQRVMRICHEHGVPVVARGAGTGLCAGAMPHKEGVVLSLAKFNRILEVDPLARTARLQPGVRNLAISEEAAQFGLYYGPDPSSQIACTIGGNVAENSGGVHCLKYGLTVHNLLSVEIVTAEGDRVTVGSDGLDSCGMDLLALLTGSEGLLGVVTEVKVKLLPKPEVAQVIMAGFDSVEKAGDAVGGVIAHGIIPGGLEMMDGHAIIAADDFCQAGYPRDAKALLLCEVDGTEEEVHEHIAEAEAVFRKLGATSIRTSSSEAERALLWKGRKSAFPAVGRISPDYYCMDGTIPRRHLAKVLLEMEAMSERFGLRVANVFHAGDGNLHPLILFDANVPGEFESAEAFGSAILSLCVEVGGCITGEHGVGVEKIRQMAVQFNDEELQQFHDVKAAFDPTGILNPGKGVPTLRFCQEYRSIEHKQHKHEQAGASHG
- a CDS encoding GlcG/HbpS family heme-binding protein, with the protein product MLTIHRLDLEDARLLIKGASEKARDIGVPMCIAVVDESGNLVAFERMDGGKTTSVIIAQDKAFTAAAARKATHEYNAANVPGNLAFGIHTEVGGRLSTVGGGLPVLVNGEVVGGIGLSSGTPQQDMDCAQAGIDYFEQQRQ
- a CDS encoding FCD domain-containing protein; this translates as MGISKEISYKLEHLILEGGLAPGQKIPSERQLSTKLGVSRSVVREALHELQARGVIETRHGKGSFVASIVPESDVQGANSPLMYLYQGHTRTLYDLLEVREQLEGQAAFLAAQRATNLDRHRLTRAFRALESTDPLSNARPDHGFHHAIVEASHNPILVHILSGLKNMMLLTVQASVSNLNPKEDMRRKIMGQHRQLYEAIMAGKPDQARKVATAHVRFVRQTMKEMEKEGDELLRIPAPEDLADLLNDSGSP
- a CDS encoding ABC transporter ATP-binding protein, with the protein product MAEPAPLICRDIHKTFDKLEVLKGVSLETRKGDVVSLIGSSGSGKSTFLRCINLLETPTSGDIIVHGDPIRFKNNRKGERIPADNRQVELIRARLSMVFQSFNLWSHMTVLENIIEAPVNVLKIPKKEAIERAEAYLNKVGIYERKDYYPAQMSGGQQQRAAIARALAMEPEVMLFDEPTSALDPELVGEVLKVMQSLAEEGRTMIVVTHEMAFARDVSTQVLFLHQGVIEEQGSPDKVFDHPESERMKQFLAPKF
- a CDS encoding transporter substrate-binding domain-containing protein, producing the protein MKKLIVAASCALAMIAGTAQAQDRNLRIAFDIPYEPFEYRDENGELTGFEVELATAMCEELNANCEFVIQAWDGMIPGLLARKFDLIMSSMSITPERAERVLFSEPYYITPGGWFGPESFNTDVTDMDAMKGKTVGVQRGTTMDTYVTENMGGVVSIKRYTTAEDMVLDLEGQRLDAVFVDYPVGEQTILNREGYKEVGESVKLGEGVGVAMRKRDTQLAEDINAALKKLKEDGTYDAIMEKYFSYDIKI
- a CDS encoding ABC transporter permease → MLDLKGYGPALAEGALVTIELAFLSLALAVTLGLLGASAKLSGNRVLTGVATAYTTLIRGVPDLVMMLLFYYGGQVAVNALSDYLWETRQIDFFFQFDPFISGVVTIGLIFGAYMTETFRGAFLAVDTGQIEAAKAYGFSRWHTFRRVMIPQMLRHALPGIGNNWQVLLKTTALVSIIGLTDMVRVAEEAAKAERMPFHFFIPVAAVYLALTAGSELFIKWLDKRANVGVVRGN
- a CDS encoding ABC transporter permease, giving the protein MPDFIAEWLNTNDIFNAMTMMEYWDGMVTTVQLVFLSLVIGLVVAVPLAILRTVRNPFVSGPIWLYTYLFRGTPLLIQLYIIYYGVAQIPGIHETFWWTIFREPFYPALLAFTLNTAAYTTEIIRGAIVATPNGEIEAAKAYGMNWLLRMRRIILPNAARRAVQAYSNEVIFMLHASAIASVVTIVDLTGAARNIYSRFYAPFEAFIFVALCYMALTFMLVFAFRKLENHLLRHQRPINS
- a CDS encoding succinylglutamate desuccinylase, which codes for MSASNHLFDFHPDWLAHTLASASSDLPETKHQLPDGTQVSRKANGVLWLTPPAGRENPNQEALIVSAGVHGNETAPIEVLNGLVSELMAGQWQLACPALLILGNPVAMVAGERFVDVNMNRLFNGAHSRPEYKGLPEAARARFLEEMCRQFAMAHQGLALSHYDLHTAIRPSKRERFALYPFVEGRSVPVAQCEFLLEAEVETLLLQHRESTVFSSFTATLLEAESFTVELGKVEPFGKNDLRRFRGIDRALRRRFCGQPAPAVQAPFDHLTVFEVVHEILNTGPAFRFHVPDDVANFTEYQPGTVIWEDDETRYQVGTAPEAIVFPNPAVPVGQRVGLMIRAKGSFGAG